CCCCATCGTCGAGGAATGCATCAAAGGAGACGACGAAAAGGCCTGCACCCACATCATGGAACTTCCGAAGGGAAAATACTGCACGAAATTCCCGAACCCGGAAAACCGGTGGGCGCGCGGGCGCTGCCCCCTGGCCACCCATGTCAAGGTGGAATTCGAGGCGCCTCTCGAAAAGA
Above is a window of bacterium DNA encoding:
- a CDS encoding PxxKW family cysteine-rich protein; its protein translation is MLEQPVDCHFATKGPNGKNGCGYNGASCNPIVEECIKGDDEKACTHIMELPKGKYCTKFPNPENRWARGRCPLATHVKVEFEAPLEKKLNPLKASKRAAKGG